A genomic segment from Mercenaria mercenaria strain notata unplaced genomic scaffold, MADL_Memer_1 contig_3632, whole genome shotgun sequence encodes:
- the LOC128553252 gene encoding E3 ubiquitin-protein ligase TRIM33-like, with protein sequence MQVGGKTVSDKFSCFLCKDYGKHTPSVGFCIQCDDFICHTCFENHKKWKVARKHTLKGSDNEASAKEKYECSDDFDVCDKHDNETIKFYCPSHECVGCGECMVLEHKACIVEYVRDKAKVFKDSKEFKQLVEEISESLEEVNMLKSSVKLNKTQIKDINDKFNEDVETFKDEIIANIKKQSDEMIKEAEIIKMENAKQTDVLEEECGRVSKDLASLTQTVDMLSYKPNKLFVSSLQLHKTKKDILDQLEEMKERNVIENYHFIRDSQMECTKLGRLLKDERSGIKFILT encoded by the coding sequence ATGCAAGTCGGAGGGAAGACagtttctgacaaattttcatgttttctttgcAAAGATTATGGAAAACATACACCTTCTGTCGGATTTTGCATTCAGTGTGATGATTTTATTTGTCATACGTGctttgaaaatcataaaaaatggaAGGTTGCTAGGAAGCATACACTTAAAGGCAGCGACAACGAAGCTTCGGCGAAAGAAAAGTATGAATGTAGTGATGACTTCGACGTATGTGATAAACATGACAACGAAACCATTAAGTTTTATTGCCCATCTCACGAATGTGTTGGCTGTGGAGAGTGCATGGTTTTAGAACACAAGGCATGTATAGTGGAGTACGTACGTGATAAAGCAAAAGTATTCAAGGACAGTAAAGAATTTAAGCAGCTAGTTGAAGAAATCAGTGAAAGTCTAGAAGAAGTGAACATGCTTAAATCTTCTGTTAAACTTAATAAGACACAAATTAAAGACATAAATGACAAGTTCAATGAGGATGTGGAGACATTTAAAGATGAAATCATTGCGAATATTAAGAAACAATCTGATGAAATGATTAAAGAggcagaaataataaaaatggaGAACGCAAAACAAACGGATGTTCTAGAGGAAGAATGTGGACGTGTTTCAAAAGACTTAGCTTCACTGACACAGACAGTAGATATGCTAAGTTATAAACCAAATAAGTTGTTTGTAAGTTCCTTACAACTTCATAAAACAAAGAAGGACATTCTTGATCAACTGgaagaaatgaaagaaagaaatgtaatCGAAAATTATCACTTCATACGAGACAGTCAGATGGAATGCACAAAACTTGGAAGATTGCTTAAAGACGAGAGATCgggtattaaatttattttaacatga
- the LOC123565950 gene encoding E3 ubiquitin-protein ligase TRIM33-like isoform X2, with amino-acid sequence MQVGGKTVSDKFSCFLCKDHGKDTPAVGFCIQCGDFICHKCFDNHKKWKLARKHILTDSDKHKQTKGNYECSDDFDVCAKHDNETIKFYCPSHEFVGCGDCMVLEHKPCAVEYVRNKAKVFKDSQEFKQLVEGISKNLEDVNLLESSVKLNKTQIKDINDKFIEDVETFKDEIIANVKKQSDEIIKEAENIKAENTKQMDVLEEKCGRVSKDLASLTQKVDLLSDKPNKLFVSSLQLKETMKDIDDQLEEMNKRNVIENYHFIRDGQIECTKLGSLHKDDKLGKEEACKNEQIIQEADVMENMCNDMSEAKYQPQCFKPQNYQPHPYGSQYGGRGGYGVYGGYDYYQQWPGYSSGDGRGGPYRGGKH; translated from the exons ATGCAAGTCGGAGGGAAGACagtttctgacaaattttcatgtttCCTTTGCAAAGATCATGGAAAAGACACGCCAGCTGTCGGATTTTGCATTCAGTGTGgtgattttatttgtcataagTGCTTTGATAATCATAAAAAATGGAAGCTCGCTAGAAAGCATATTCTTACAGACAGTGACAAACATAAACAAACGAAAGGAAATTATGAATGTAGTGATGACTTCGACGTATGTGCTAAACATGACAACGAAACCATAAAGTTTTATTGCCCATCTCACGAATTTGTCGGCTGTGGAGATTGCATGGTTTTAGAACACAAACCATGTGCAGTGGAGTACGTACGTAATAAAGCAAAAGTATTCAAGGACAGTCAAGAATTTAAGCAGCTAGTTGAAGGTATCAGTAAAAATCTAGAAGATGTAAACTTGCTTGAATCTTCTGTCAAACTTAATAAGACACAAATTAAAGACATAAATGACAAGTTCATTGAGGATGTGGAGACGTTTAAAGATGAAATCATTGCGAATGTTAAGAAACAATCTGATGAAATAATTAAAGAGGCAGAAAATATAAAGGCGGAGAACACGAAACAAATGGATGTTCTTGAGGAAAAATGTGGACGTGTTTCAAAAGACTTAGCTTCTCTGACACAGAAAGTAGATCTGTTGAGTGATAAACCAAATAAGTTGTTTGTAAGTTCTTTACAACTTAAGGAAACAATGAAGGACATTGATGATCAACTGGAAGAAATGAATAAAAGGAATGTAATTGAAAATTATCACTTCATACGAGACGGTCAGATAGAATGCACAAAACTTGGAAGTTTGCATAAAGATGACAAATTAG GTAAAGAAGAGGCATGCAAGAATGAACAAATTATCCAAGAGGCAGACGTCATGGAAAATATGTGCAATGATATGTCCGag gcCAAATACCAACCTCAATGTTTCAAGCCCCAGAACTATCAGCCACACCCATATGGAAGTCAGTATGGAGGCAGAGGTGGCTATGGAGTTTACGGTGGTTACGACTATTACCAACAATGGCCTGGTTACTCCAGTGGTGATGGCCGTGGCGGCCCATACAGAGGGGGGAAACATTAG
- the LOC123565950 gene encoding E3 ubiquitin-protein ligase TRIM33-like isoform X3, with translation MQVGGKTVSDKFSCFLCKDHGKDTPAVGFCIQCGDFICHKCFDNHKKWKLARKHILTDSDKHKQTKGNYECSDDFDVCAKHDNETIKFYCPSHEFVGCGDCMVLEHKPCAVEYVRNKAKVFKDSQEFKQLVEGISKNLEDVNLLESSVKLNKTQIKDINDKFIEDVETFKDEIIANVKKQSDEIIKEAENIKAENTKQMDVLEEKCGRVSKDLASLTQKVDLLSDKPNKLFVSSLQLKETMKDIDDQLEEMNKRNVIENYHFIRDGQIECTKLGSLHKDDKLGKEEACKNEQIIQEADVMENMCNDMSEAKYQPQCFKPQNYQPHPYGSQYGGRGGYGVYGGYDYYQQWPGYSSDNAIKYVRTAY, from the exons ATGCAAGTCGGAGGGAAGACagtttctgacaaattttcatgtttCCTTTGCAAAGATCATGGAAAAGACACGCCAGCTGTCGGATTTTGCATTCAGTGTGgtgattttatttgtcataagTGCTTTGATAATCATAAAAAATGGAAGCTCGCTAGAAAGCATATTCTTACAGACAGTGACAAACATAAACAAACGAAAGGAAATTATGAATGTAGTGATGACTTCGACGTATGTGCTAAACATGACAACGAAACCATAAAGTTTTATTGCCCATCTCACGAATTTGTCGGCTGTGGAGATTGCATGGTTTTAGAACACAAACCATGTGCAGTGGAGTACGTACGTAATAAAGCAAAAGTATTCAAGGACAGTCAAGAATTTAAGCAGCTAGTTGAAGGTATCAGTAAAAATCTAGAAGATGTAAACTTGCTTGAATCTTCTGTCAAACTTAATAAGACACAAATTAAAGACATAAATGACAAGTTCATTGAGGATGTGGAGACGTTTAAAGATGAAATCATTGCGAATGTTAAGAAACAATCTGATGAAATAATTAAAGAGGCAGAAAATATAAAGGCGGAGAACACGAAACAAATGGATGTTCTTGAGGAAAAATGTGGACGTGTTTCAAAAGACTTAGCTTCTCTGACACAGAAAGTAGATCTGTTGAGTGATAAACCAAATAAGTTGTTTGTAAGTTCTTTACAACTTAAGGAAACAATGAAGGACATTGATGATCAACTGGAAGAAATGAATAAAAGGAATGTAATTGAAAATTATCACTTCATACGAGACGGTCAGATAGAATGCACAAAACTTGGAAGTTTGCATAAAGATGACAAATTAG GTAAAGAAGAGGCATGCAAGAATGAACAAATTATCCAAGAGGCAGACGTCATGGAAAATATGTGCAATGATATGTCCGag gcCAAATACCAACCTCAATGTTTCAAGCCCCAGAACTATCAGCCACACCCATATGGAAGTCAGTATGGAGGCAGAGGTGGCTATGGAGTTTACGGTGGTTACGACTATTACCAACAATGGCCTGGTTACTCCAGTG ACAACGCTATCAAGTATGTCAGAACTGCATACTAA
- the LOC123565950 gene encoding E3 ubiquitin-protein ligase TRIM33-like isoform X1: MQVGGKTVSDKFSCFLCKDHGKDTPAVGFCIQCGDFICHKCFDNHKKWKLARKHILTDSDKHKQTKGNYECSDDFDVCAKHDNETIKFYCPSHEFVGCGDCMVLEHKPCAVEYVRNKAKVFKDSQEFKQLVEGISKNLEDVNLLESSVKLNKTQIKDINDKFIEDVETFKDEIIANVKKQSDEIIKEAENIKAENTKQMDVLEEKCGRVSKDLASLTQKVDLLSDKPNKLFVSSLQLKETMKDIDDQLEEMNKRNVIENYHFIRDGQIECTKLGSLHKDDKLGKEEACKNEQIIQEADVMENMCNDMSETTLSSMSELHTNPKCCVCHLELNQWSSGYQQYQYQEGWLSCSNCSSTVHVHCVTNLNYDRFCPVCLHFL; the protein is encoded by the exons ATGCAAGTCGGAGGGAAGACagtttctgacaaattttcatgtttCCTTTGCAAAGATCATGGAAAAGACACGCCAGCTGTCGGATTTTGCATTCAGTGTGgtgattttatttgtcataagTGCTTTGATAATCATAAAAAATGGAAGCTCGCTAGAAAGCATATTCTTACAGACAGTGACAAACATAAACAAACGAAAGGAAATTATGAATGTAGTGATGACTTCGACGTATGTGCTAAACATGACAACGAAACCATAAAGTTTTATTGCCCATCTCACGAATTTGTCGGCTGTGGAGATTGCATGGTTTTAGAACACAAACCATGTGCAGTGGAGTACGTACGTAATAAAGCAAAAGTATTCAAGGACAGTCAAGAATTTAAGCAGCTAGTTGAAGGTATCAGTAAAAATCTAGAAGATGTAAACTTGCTTGAATCTTCTGTCAAACTTAATAAGACACAAATTAAAGACATAAATGACAAGTTCATTGAGGATGTGGAGACGTTTAAAGATGAAATCATTGCGAATGTTAAGAAACAATCTGATGAAATAATTAAAGAGGCAGAAAATATAAAGGCGGAGAACACGAAACAAATGGATGTTCTTGAGGAAAAATGTGGACGTGTTTCAAAAGACTTAGCTTCTCTGACACAGAAAGTAGATCTGTTGAGTGATAAACCAAATAAGTTGTTTGTAAGTTCTTTACAACTTAAGGAAACAATGAAGGACATTGATGATCAACTGGAAGAAATGAATAAAAGGAATGTAATTGAAAATTATCACTTCATACGAGACGGTCAGATAGAATGCACAAAACTTGGAAGTTTGCATAAAGATGACAAATTAG GTAAAGAAGAGGCATGCAAGAATGAACAAATTATCCAAGAGGCAGACGTCATGGAAAATATGTGCAATGATATGTCCGag ACAACGCTATCAAGTATGTCAGAACTGCATACTAACCCGAAGTGCTGTGTTTGCCATTTGGAACTAAATCAGTGGTCGTCTGGATATCAGCAGTATCAATATCAGGAGGGATGGCTCTCATGCAGTAACTGCAGTTCCACAGTTCATGTCCATTGTGTCACTAACTTGAACTACGATCGCTTTTGTCCAGTGTGCTTACATTTCTTGTAA